The window taaagattttaatgaattttaaacaattcgAATTGAGTACCTTCAGGTTTCATGAATGACAAAATatcctttaaaatctcaattgaatacaccccAGCCTCTCAAGTTTCAAAGAAATACAAATgcatcataattaaaatagattttgATTTCCATTATTTAAGTCCCCCAAGTCTCAACCGAATCATACACAGCAGTGCATCAATTTTTCACACATCCGTTACATTTCGactttcttaaactatgtgctGCATTTGGAAACAATATCACTTTCTTAAATGTTTTACTTAAATTAAAAGGAgtttaaataaagaaaatataacataacAATAGCACAATCATAAATTTATTCCCACAGTACATCACACTATTTTAATATGAATCAACTGTGCAGTTACGATCGtacaacatatattaatttCCCCAAATACTAGAAACGGTACGTATTAATTGTACATATCGGTGGCGACTCTTCAGTTGTCGTCGGTGTGGTTTTCCGGTATAACTCTCACtcactctctctccctccccctctctctgtctctctgcgcccctctctatatatatatttatttatgctcattttttaaatatatttttacgcATTTAAGATACATCGATatgttgtttgtgtgtgtattgtTACTAAATTGTCGTTGTTGACTAATTTCTGGTGAAATTATGATTCATTAAATTTGAGATTGTGTTTGTTTCATTGTGCATGTGCTTAATTTAGTGTGTTTTTGACTTTTGAGTTTCGAGTGTTTATTTGCGGTgtatatttgttgatttttgGCATTTGATTAGGTAATTTGTTTGTTTAAGTGCTGTGGCAATTTGTGTTGTGGATTGTTGATATTATGAGCTGGCGGTTTTTTCCGTGGATTTCGGAAATGGAAAGTGATGATTTACTCTAAATGTTTTGATTGGTGAGCCTTATAGGCCTAGTTTTGTTTGGTGAGAGGCATTTCTGTGTTGGTATTACTTTTTGTTAGTGAGTGATTCGAGTTTTCGTTATTTGGTGGAAACGTGGTTTGGTTCTTATTTGCATTGATTTTGTATGAGGAACGTGCTagttttatttggtttttaattaGGTTGATTATTTGTTGAAGTGAGTTATTATGTTGAAGTACTTTGGCAATTTGTGTTCTAACTTGTTGATTTTATTAGATGGCTGTGTCCGAAAATCTCGGAAATAGAAACTGATGATTTGGTCAAGTTGTTTTGACTGAAGAACTTTTTAAGCCTTGTTTTCATTGGTAAGAGTCATTTATGTTTTGAATCACGTCTTGTTGGTGAGTAATATGAGTTGCCTTTCAGCTGGAAATATGTTTCGGTTTTGATCTGTGTTTGTTTAATTTGTGGTACATTTTTGTTGTATTTGGCTTTTAGTTACATTCGTTACTTGTTGGAGTGAGTATTTATGTTTAAGTACCTAGGTGAATTGTGTTATAATTTGTTGATATCTTTGGCTCGTGGTTCTTAAATTTTTGATAACAATAATTTTGATATGACAAAATTATGTGTGTTCCTTTAAAGCTTTAAGTAAGGTCCGATGGAACTTAATGACTGTGTTTGTTTCATTGGTGTTTGGAGCTCTGTTTGAGGCATTTGTTTAAGTGTCTTTTCATTTTTAAGTGCTTTTGCCATTTTTGGTGTAACTTGTTGATGTTTTAGCTGGCGGGTTCCTGATAATTTCAGTAATGGAATTACTGAAAACTTGTTTAGTGAAAGGCATTTGTATTTTCGCATTACTTTTTGGAAGCGAGTAATTTGAGTTGTATATGTTTCTGTTTTGATTTGTATCTGTATTATTTGTGGCACATTTCTGTTGTGTGTGGCTTTTGATTAGATTAATAATTTGTTTAGAGAGAGCTTTTTTATGTTTAAGTACCTTGGTAATTTTGTTATAAGTTGTTGATATAAGTAGCCGGttgtttttttgtattttttagaaatggaaattttatgataaagttaTGATAATCTGTGAACCTTCTTAAGCTGTCAAGTAAGTTTATATGGAATTTATAGACTACATCCTTTGTTCATTGGTGTCTTGAGCAGTTAAGTGAAGGACAATGTTCATGTTATTGAGTGTTGCACAGGGAGGCAGAGATTTTTGTTTTGGAAGGAATATGATAAGTCAATTGCAGGTTTTACTTTTTATAATTGGTCTTCCTGTATTTTAAGAATCTTTAGAGTATATTTGAGTGGCTGTTTAGTGTTGTTTAAGCTTCCATTTTACTCAAATGCAACCAAGTTATGTTGTATTTTATCCATCTAAAGCTGTAGCTCAAATACTATCAATTCGTACCTGATAACTTCTAATATCTACATACAGTTTATTATATGTAACAGCATACCTTTCTTTTCGTGGTTTCTTCAACATTAAGatcttaatgattttttttttctgtacgGTGGATGAGCTTATACAAATTTGTTTCTGGGCCCCCACTTTGTACGGGcctattatatgtaaataaatattGAGTAGTCGGTTTTTCTTGTGAGGATGATGTGAACCCTTGTCTTAGCCACAGCCCAAAATTAGATATCTTATTTCAACCCACTACCCCATGTCAAGAGGGCTGGGCCGCCATATTTAACGCAGGCTAGAATCAGATGCCTAAATTGCCCCACTGCATCATAATACCTACTACCTAGGCTGTGGCTTTGCTGCAGGTCCCTGTCAACCCTAAATTTCCATAGATCAAATTGAGGTATTTGTCTTGTGAGTTACTTGTTATAGCCATTTGTGGGATTATTTATGTGATTTAGCTTGATTTTTGTCTGGTTTGTGATAACTATGGGTCATTATTTCTAGTTATGTTTAATGCacttaattgaaaatttatattgcAAACTGATAGATTAATATTGTTAACTTGTTTACAAGGTAAGTTTCAGTAATTGCTCCTTGTGATAGGATCTAACAGTTCCTAGCCATAGGCTCAAGTTTTCTTAAATGTACTCTCATCGTGAATTAATTagtagattttaaaaaaaattctctatCATTTGCTTAAAAGCTTTGAATTTCTGTTCCTATTTACTGTTGATTGCTTAAGACTTAAGAGCTTCTATTCTAATTGAATAATCTTTACATATATCTGTATCCTGCTTACACCTCTATCTTTGTAATTATTTTTCCCCTTTTGTTGTTGTTCTTTGTCGTTGTTGGATGTTGTATCTGTAGTAGATGTACCTTTATAGGGTGTGAAGCTAATAATTTTACAGGTTCATCAatctgtttattttaatttggatGTTGCCTTTCAGGTTAAAGGTGCACTATTTGAATTGCTTAAGCGTTTTGAATCCTCAAGATTACAATACTTGCATAAAAAAGTTTGCAGCTTGCTTCATCACTTGTCTTTAAGGGAGAGACCTATTACTAAGAGAAAATCAATATTCTACTATAGATGCATTGATGCTTATGTTACCTGAGATGCCCAAGTGAGGACTGATGGCAAGAAGACTGTAAATCACAGTAAATTTCTTGTTATTGACTTCATAAAATACATGGCAAATGAAGATTTCTGGAAGGAGGATTCTTATGATGATTATGTTCCTCCAAAGTCAAAGAGAACTGCCAAATCAAAGAAGATGGAATATGCCGGGTGGGGATCAAAGCCTCTCAtggaatttttaaaagaaattggTATAGAGACTGAAAAAAAGAAGTCTCAACAGGAATTGACAGCCATAATTAATGACTATGTCAGCAAAAATAATCTTATTAAGCCATCAAAGAAGAAGAGAGTTGAGTGTGACGAATGGCTTCGTTATTTGTTTGGAAAGAAGTTTGTGCTTCGCATAAAAATCCATGAATTGCTGTTTCCACACCTTGCTGAAAACCGAGACGAGTCATCAGATGATACAGATTCAAGTGATTCTGGAGAGGAGGAAAATGGGAAGATAGCATATCGGAAGCGGAAAGCTTCAGTTTTGGGGAATAAAGTTACTCCTAACTCAAAAAAGGTCCCTGAGTCCCTCAAAAGCTGTTTCGCTTCTGTGATTCCTGAAAACATTAAGCTCGTTTATCTAAACAAAAAGTCAGTTCTAGAACTACTTAAGGATCCTGAAACATTTGAAAGTAAAGTAGCAGGAAGCTACGTGAGGATCAAATCTGACCCATATGATTACTCCCAGAAAAACTCCCACCAGCTTCTGCAAGTAACAGGTACTTctcgttatatatatataggtatattTCAGTACTGATGCTATATGCATTGTTATAAAGTACTGCTTGTTATATTTACTATAGTTTTATCTTTCAATACATTCACTTGATTCTTAAAGGTCAACTGAAAAGAACTACCAAGCCAAGTCATGCAAAGGGACTTACAGTTGAATAGGACTGTCAATGTTATCACTATGAAGTCCTAAATAATGAATGCTGAAAGTTAGATGTGAACATAATTGACTTTTCTATATTTAAGAGACACCTGTTAAGAAACAGGTGAGAAATTCTACTGATATATACATTTTCAGAAGATTTAGCTTGATATTAGGTATCTTGGTAAATCGTTATCTGACCTTATATATGTGTCTCCCAAATCAATACAACCCCATCGTTTCTACCTAAAATCCGATTGGTGTGCAAGGCTCCACTTTTTTTGGGAATAGAATAGAAATATCTGGCCTTCCTTGCTGAGATCTCAAGCTAGTCTCAATTTTGTCCTGATTGCAAGTAACCATTTTTATATTCTATATCCTACTTCATCACCCTTGACCTTACTCTATCCTATTTCTGAAACCTCCTTTTTTGCTCTATATATTGTAAACCTTGTTGATATGCGTCTTGGAATGAGTTACATTGCGTGTAACTGTGCAATGCCAGAGGATAGAAGACAAATCTAATAGGACACACTCCAGATAATTAAGATAATACTAATAGGCTGTTTGTATTACTACTAAAGAAGCTCGTAGCAACGATTGCTCATAAACAAAAGACAGATAATCAAAAGTCTGTGACGATGAACACAACCCAGGACCTTCGAGTCGCCTGGAAACTCTCACTACTCAACTAGAATCACGACTGAATAATCAGATAACCCTAACCTTGCTTTCCCCTTCCCTTTTTACTCCCACATTTCTTTGTTACATAGTAAAAGACTTAGTTGCCCTTATTGGGCCTGTTATGACGACGTAGATAAGTTAACGTATCAAAAGGCCTGGCCCGGTTCATTGCAATGCACTTGACAGGACAAAGAGTTTGCTCTCTGGATAACCTATTCCAAGAACACTCTGAGCAAGTGGCTAAATGGTTAATCACTAAGCAAAGAGTGGCAAATCTGAGGGCAACAAAGAAACTAAAGTGAGTCAACTTGAGAACAAACAAGCTAAGTCTTAGCACGAGATTTGTAGGTCATTACAAAGTAAGAGAGTCTTCTGATCGTTGTTTTTTTGAAGAAGGCGACTGCATTCTTATAAGCTTGCTGTTTCTGatcaataataattaataagtcTTGAATGAGTATActggaaattttattttatagatttggtGCAAGTTTGCAAGTCCATACTACTTATCCCTGATTCTTGACTCagcaattatatttaaatttgcaGAGAATATCCTTGAGTTTGCTAATATTAATATGGGGAAAGAAATTACTGTTTGAGTTGCCAAAACAAAAAAGTATTTGCTGATCCCAACTGAGCCCTTTACACACATGCTTCCATAGTTATTTGAAAGGCTGCCTTTTTAATGGTGTGGATGTTCTGAACCCTTAAGGAGACATTTAGCCAGTTGATCCTAATCACATCAGAATATTATTTATGTAAGGATATTGAAtgaatttcttttgtttttgtcCATGTCAAGTTGGCTCTTATTGCATTTCTCAGGGCTTAATCATTATGCAAGAAGGTATATTTTCATATCAATCGACCTacatcttttcttttctctttatCGAAATCATTTTTTAGGAATAAAATCACATCTTAAAGTAGCATGGTCTTGGAGTGGAATGTTTTTGATTTGTTAAAGATAGGAATAACTTGTTTTGTTTCAACATAAAATGTGCTAATTGAGTTGGTACTTTTTAGATCTAAAAACTAACCTTTCTCTCCGTTAAACCATCTGAGCCCAAGTTAAATCCTTCACCGTCCAGAACAGTCCCAAGCGGATCAGTGAATTTCTTGACCTGCTCGAATTCAACTGGTATATTTAGAAGATAGTGACTGAGATCATAATATGGAACAAGCATAAGCTTAAAAACTTAAGATTGACATGAGGTAGATGCATAAATCTGTAAGAGATCATGACCTTGTCATTATAATAGCAAGGAGGATCCTCAATCGCCATTGTACTTCTGGGAGCTTTAGGAAATgcaattttttatatgtatacattGTTTGAGACATGTTTCGATGTGGAATTAAAAAGTAGAAAGAGCTATAAAAACGAGATACAGGGTCAGGATAAGAAATAATTGTGAGAAATCTGCAGGATGCAATCCTGCAAGGAGGTTTTATTATTAAGTCAAATCACAAAGCTTTCTGGATTATTACAAGCCGTACTTGTGTCAAGAAACATACCCATATTCATAGTATTGATTTGCTTCAGTGGCTAATGTGGACATGGCAATCGTTTTGTTGTCATTAACATTAACTTTAACTAGTACTTGGAGAAGTTTgctgtaattttttttcccacATCAGTTCAGACGAGATTGACCTGAAATGTAATGGAAAAGTCAACAGACATATAAGTTATGTACCGTCTCTATTTGTAGGCAACCACAAATTTTTTTGGCTTGGACAATTGGCATGTTAATGCTTGTAGGTGGGTAATTTTTGAGGGCTAGTATGTAAAGGTATTTGCAACTTTCTCGCTGTATGTTAGGGACTTTTATGATAATACCTTGAGAGGAGAGCAACGCCTTAAGGAGATCAGAAAGAGGAGAATTTGAGAGTAATGAATTTGGGTGGTATGATTACTTTCTAGGAATCAATTTTCACAGAAGGCACAAATACATACGCCTTTATTCTGAGGGACAGGAAAATTAGTGTTGCCGGATGACTAATCCAGATCACAAATTCTGCAAGCTAAATAAAGCTTGAACGACAACAGTGAAATATACTATGATAATGTATATTGACTTCCCTAGCTCGTGTTATAGTGTCAAAATATCACTAATACTATAAGAATATTTGTTTCTGTTTCTGTTGCTTCAATATCATTTTCTGATCATGTAGAAATTTCTTTCTATATGAACACcgttaatttaaattatctcTGTAGAGTCTAGAGAAACCAGATAATTAACTTCAACTACAACCTTTCTcccttaatatattaaattatactccctccatcccacccaaatgtttacatttggggttgggcacggaggttaagaaaacaAGTAAAGTAAAGATGAAAAGGTGAGAAAAGTAAGGATAGTGGTGGGACtgattgatatttaatatataaagtaaataTAGTGGAGAAATTTAGTGGGTTTAGTtgagttttatattataaaattttactacatttagtaagttttgaaatgtaaagaattggatgggacatccgaaaaaggaaagtgtaaagaaatggctgggacggagggagtattccaTTTTTCATGTGATCAATTTTACTATTTAACTGctcataaatacatatacttcATGGCTGAATATGTTTATCTTATTTTGATGTTTCTCAAGGTGCAAGGAAGGAACCTGCATGTGGTGATGTTAGTACAGCATACTTTCTCCAAATACCACATCGAATGAAAGAGATCCCTGTTAGCAAGCtatcaaatgaaaattttaaagagGTCTGCTCAGTGGTGTTCTTTCTACCTATATTTAACATCACGAGGCTGAACCATTATTTTTCTTGAGTCTTTTGTCAGTTATTTGATCATATATGCATAGTAATGCAAGTCATTTGCTATCtggaatttttttaattgattggAAGATCAGTTTGACTAGTGCTTTATTTAAGTTAAGTCTATTAGTCCCcatattttggtttgtagttgTCTTGGCAAAAAGATGAGGATGGAGAGATTTAATGCTCTATCCTCATCAGTTTAACCTATAATATTTAAACTATGTTTTAAGGGGCTGATGatgaaattgataaaatatacaaCTAGATGGGTATCTTGGACTACAGGGCTTTGACATATGAATGCTGCAGTGAAATTTCTCCCTCTGTAAGATTACCCAATGATTTAAGCATACATACGGTGAATAGGGGGATGTCTGCTCATGGTTATAATTTGCAACTGTGACTTTATTGTACAAGAGATGTCCTAGTCTAAATTAcgtatttattttttaaccCTTGGAACATTGCATATTCTTTCAGGAAGAATGTGAGGATTTGCGTCAAAGAATAAAAACTGGTTCTGCTAATAGGCCGACTGTGGTAAGTTTGTCAGCCAAAGATCATTCTGCTGCGTATACTTTTGAATCATGCATTCCTATATAAATATTGTCAGTGGTGTATGTTTTGCAATTAATTGTGACTCCATATAAGATTTCATAGGTGCGATGGTGTTACTCGTATATGAAAATGTTATAAGAATAGATATAAGGTGATTGTCTTTTGAAGACAAGgatactaaaaatatttttttacagacGGAGCTTCAAAGGAAGGCCCAAATCCTGCATGAAGTCATAACTAAGCAGGTATGTATTTTAATACATGTATGGTGTTTACTTTGGAGCTTTGGAAATAAAGAAACTCATGAGTTTAATATGGGGCTTTGGAAATGAAGAAACTCGTCTTGTCCTTGATATCTTTAACAGATCGAACAGTTTGGACTTGGGTTGGTTGGAGATCAGCTTTCCCCTTGTTAATGAGTCCTTTTAGGTTTTTATATATAGTTTCTGCAGTGTGTTTTTATCACATTCACAAGATCAACATTGTATATGAAGTTAGGTTTTTCTGTTATTAAATCATCAGTTAGGGGTTCCCCCCCTTTTTCGTCCATATTTGCTTGTCTATTCTACCCTGATAAAAGAATGTTCTTCTTTAGGGTTGTGTTCACAATTAGAGTGGTTCTTTTTTGGGTGATTTATACTAATTTACAATTACTCAAATCAGTTTTTGGGCTAATGAGTGTTACTGAATCCTGTGCACGTGCTGTAATGAGCAATGTTAGATTTcacattataaattttatgtaatattagTAGTTGTTctggttgaagttgaaaagtgaattttaggttttaattgaACTTATGTGTATCCATTCACACCTTGATATTACAGAACATTATTACCTATGTGTCCAGTCCAAGAGGATCACTAATTTTCTGTTAAGTAAAGTTGTCTCTGGTCTTACTCAGTTGCAGACTTGCAGGATATAGATATTACTAGGTTATGCTGCAAATAACTGCCATATAAGTTTTTCTGCAAAACTTCAGAATCAATGCTGTAGAAAAGAAGATTTGcatttataaatatagataatttTGCCTTATCATAATTTGTAAACCATGTATATCTGCAATGCAGTGTTTACACAATGTTGTTATTGTGTTGTGTGATTGACTTGTCGTTATTGGTCAGTGAAGTCATCTAATATCAAGTTTAAAATTGTTACAGTGGATTGCAAAAGAACTTATTCTGGTACAAAACCTCATAGATCATGCCAATGAAAAGGGATGGAGAAAAGAATATCCTTTCTAAACATGTGAATGTATGTTATCTGAAATATTGGGTAGTTGCTTATACATCTTCTATCATGATCTGAGTATCAAAATCACCTGATTCATGGGACAAGGAATTACTTGTCTGGGGTAATATATTATTCAGGCCCTATACTGGCATGTTCTTACAAAGTTTATGGCAGAGCCTCTTTGTTGTCATgggaaaacaaagaaaaaacatgaaaaaccAGTCAACCTGTCATTGAATATCACTTAATCCTTGACTTTAACATTGGTTACGCTATTTGAGTACCTGGAGAGGAAAGAAATGCTAAAGAAACCAGCTGAACAGGAAAGGTTATTGCTTGAGGTTCCTAATGTAATTGCAGAAGAGCTAGAACCGGAAGCTAGTGTACAGGAGCCTGCAGAAGATGAAAAGAACGATGTTTCTTGTTTACCACAATTAAATATTGTGGGGAATGGAGCAGATATACCTTTTGATGGAGAAGCTGATAAGAGTCTATTAAATGATGACTTCGCTAGTACAGATAGCGCAGGTTTGCACTTACATGACTTCAGTTATTTGCACACAACCATGTAGCATGTATTACATATCTTTCCTATAATTTTGTCACATACCTCTCTCTTTGACACACATACACACGTAGACACACATGGTTACATCTCGCTGATTAGATAGTTAGGTCTCGTTGCTTAACTTTTCCCAATGTAATTGCAGAACAGATAGAGTTAGAAGCTATTGTGCAGGAGCCTCTAGCTGatgaaaagaataatttttgTAGTTCACCAGTGGCAACTGTTGCTGGGACTTTGGCACCTATACCTCAAGATACTGAAGCAGAGAACCCAGAAGCTATTTTGCTGGAACCTGCaaaagatgaaaagaaaagTACGTGTTGCTTACCAAAGCTAACTATTGCGAGGACTCCAGCAGATATGCCTTCTGATACTGAAGTAGATAAATGTTTCTTCCTCTATGGGCGCAGAACCATGCAGTATGCTTCTGGTAATGCATCAAATTTCTTCCTCAGTTATATAAGTACAATATTTTAGTTACTTACATTTTCAAGTTATACTGCGTGCCTAGTAATGCATAAACATGGATCTAGTCAGTTAGGGACTAGGAGCGGAGTAACTCGTTAATTAGGACTGAGGAGAGGTCTTCAAGTTTGAGTGTTGTAACTTACTAACTTTTATGCTGATGCAGTTCAGTACTCCATACAGATTCTTTTGCTCCTACTGTCTGTTGAGCAACTTTGATTTTGCATATGCTATTTTTGTATGCTTCTTTTGCAAAGTGTCAAGGATGAGTTAGTTCGGATTGATAGATTATGAGAATCTGGATCTGTTAGTCAAGTTCGATTGAAGAGATGTAGATGAAATCATATAAAGACATCTATCTTAGGTATTCAATAGTTTATTCATATAATGTGAGTAGTCAATCAGTGTTAGGATTCAGATGATAGAGATGTCCAAAAGATATACATGATTGCATGTTATCCATGAAGTCCTGATTTTGAGAAATCAAGTAAGATGCATTTTGATAAGAAAAaacatttttgattaaaatatagtaatattGGACACAATTCTCTATACAATATTGcaatattgaaaataatttttgaaaaattggaTGTGAAAAAATATTACTAAACAACGGAAAAGTTATATATTAAAGCTTAGGGGAATTTGATAGAtttgaagaaagaaaataatgTGTGACGGTGAAGAGTGAATTAAATT of the Daucus carota subsp. sativus chromosome 4, DH1 v3.0, whole genome shotgun sequence genome contains:
- the LOC108219277 gene encoding uncharacterized protein At5g08430, which codes for MANEDFWKEDSYDDYVPPKSKRTAKSKKMEYAGWGSKPLMEFLKEIGIETEKKKSQQELTAIINDYVSKNNLIKPSKKKRVECDEWLRYLFGKKFVLRIKIHELLFPHLAENRDESSDDTDSSDSGEEENGKIAYRKRKASVLGNKVTPNSKKVPESLKSCFASVIPENIKLVYLNKKSVLELLKDPETFESKVAGSYVRIKSDPYDYSQKNSHQLLQVTGARKEPACGDVSTAYFLQIPHRMKEIPVSKLSNENFKEEECEDLRQRIKTGSANRPTVTELQRKAQILHEVITKQWIAKELILVQNLIDHANEKGWRKELFEYLERKEMLKKPAEQERLLLEVPNVIAEELEPEASVQEPAEDEKNDVSCLPQLNIVGNGADIPFDGEADKSLLNDDFASTDSAEQIELEAIVQEPLADEKNNFCSSPVATVAGTLAPIPQDTEAENPEAILLEPAKDEKKSTCCLPKLTIARTPADMPSDTEVDKCFFLYGRRTMQYASDVDVEVKRTYNGTTYVKETNDVDREGIRTYNSGTTYIKETNDVDREGNKSYSNGTTYVKETNGTCVIDLSDDDDEEGPEGINDASQIIDSPESSLWYYKDPQQTIQGPFSMVTLKKWTENLYFPSDFRIWKSGHAPVLLMDMLSLMFPH